A single genomic interval of Halomonas sp. GT harbors:
- a CDS encoding DUF2231 domain-containing protein: MTHTPQRSIKSRASLAGHPLHPVMIHFPVAALMALVASDLAYWYTQDPFWLRSGLWLAGVGAFGGWIASVAGIIDLVTVARIRRLITGWSHAIVAVVMLSLASLNWLLRFTEPSAVLPWGLAISLVTASLIALAGWLGGQLVYEHAVGVDVEKSP; this comes from the coding sequence ATGACACATACTCCCCAACGCTCGATTAAAAGCCGCGCTTCGCTGGCGGGCCATCCGCTTCACCCAGTGATGATTCACTTTCCTGTGGCCGCACTGATGGCGCTGGTCGCTAGCGACCTGGCTTACTGGTATACCCAAGATCCCTTCTGGCTGCGCAGCGGTTTGTGGTTGGCGGGGGTAGGCGCGTTTGGCGGCTGGATTGCCTCGGTAGCGGGCATTATTGACCTGGTCACCGTGGCGCGGATCCGCCGCCTGATCACCGGCTGGAGCCACGCAATTGTGGCCGTCGTTATGCTTTCCCTGGCATCGTTGAACTGGCTTTTGCGTTTTACTGAACCAAGCGCTGTGCTGCCTTGGGGCTTGGCAATTTCGCTGGTAACTGCCAGCTTGATCGCACTGGCAGGTTGGCTGGGAGGCCAGTTGGTATACGAGCATGCCGTCGGCGTCGACGTTGAGAAGTCGCCTTAA
- a CDS encoding metallophosphoesterase, which translates to MEGYDLIGDVHGCGATLAALLERLGYHQRGGVYRHPRRKVIFLGDLIDRGPRIRLAVTIARRMVEEGEAYIVMGNHEYNALAYTHPAPPGSNKRWLREHTPRHNRIIEDTLAQYRDYTNEWEDTLAWFKTIPLCLELDGIRVVHACWDDELIRQLKQRAPSACMDNHFLIESTDPSTQAFRILDRLTRGPHIPLPKGIAIHSGDGFTRQSFRAHFWSANPQQWGDVVFQPDNLPGDLETRTLTDTERQRLSYYGPEQPPLFIGHYWCEGIPALPAHNIACLDYSAVKFGRLVAYRWSGEARLNADHFVWIQVPKEERALPKPWEIDFD; encoded by the coding sequence ATGGAGGGCTACGATTTAATCGGGGATGTACATGGCTGTGGTGCAACACTGGCAGCGTTACTAGAACGGCTTGGGTATCATCAGCGGGGTGGGGTGTATCGTCACCCTCGCCGAAAAGTGATCTTTTTAGGCGATTTAATTGATCGTGGCCCCCGTATTCGTCTAGCGGTTACCATCGCACGCAGGATGGTTGAAGAGGGCGAAGCATATATTGTCATGGGTAACCATGAGTACAATGCCCTGGCCTATACGCACCCTGCGCCTCCTGGTAGCAACAAGCGCTGGCTGCGCGAACATACGCCGCGCCATAATCGTATTATTGAAGATACGCTGGCTCAGTACCGCGATTATACCAATGAGTGGGAAGACACCTTGGCGTGGTTTAAGACTATTCCGCTATGTCTTGAGCTGGATGGGATTCGTGTGGTGCATGCCTGCTGGGATGACGAGTTGATTCGACAGCTTAAACAGCGTGCCCCCAGCGCCTGCATGGACAACCACTTTCTGATTGAGTCCACTGATCCCTCAACGCAAGCTTTCCGTATACTTGACCGCCTAACTCGCGGGCCCCATATACCGTTGCCAAAAGGCATTGCGATACACTCAGGCGATGGCTTTACCAGGCAGAGTTTTCGTGCGCACTTTTGGTCAGCGAATCCCCAGCAGTGGGGAGACGTGGTATTTCAGCCGGATAACCTTCCTGGTGACTTAGAGACCAGAACGCTGACCGATACTGAGCGTCAGCGCCTTAGTTATTACGGCCCTGAACAGCCACCTTTATTTATCGGCCATTACTGGTGCGAGGGTATTCCCGCCTTACCAGCACACAACATTGCCTGCTTGGATTATAGTGCGGTGAAATTTGGCCGTTTAGTGGCTTATCGCTGGAGCGGAGAAGCGCGGCTCAATGCTGATCATTTTGTGTGGATACAGGTGCCAAAAGAGGAGCGGGCACTGCCTAAACCGTGGGAAATAGATTTTGATTAA
- a CDS encoding carboxylate/amino acid/amine transporter — MGYLVGVTALWAFSFSLIGVYLAGQVDSYFAVLVRVTLAMLVFLPFLRPSLLRGKQRLALMALGAVQLGIMYTFFYHSFLLLSVPEVLLFTIFTPVYIALLDDLMFKRFTPIYLVTALLAVIGAGVIRYDGIDSGFWLGFLVVQGANLCFALGQVGYRRLAADLPPTLSWHNVFGWFFIGAMLVALPAFLLFGNTTALPSTPVQWSVLAWLGLVASGVGYFAWNQGATKVDAGTLAIMNNALVPAGLVVNLVIWNRDADIGKLLLGAAIMAASLWLNHWWLQRRRAIPV; from the coding sequence ATGGGCTACCTTGTTGGCGTGACGGCGTTGTGGGCGTTCTCTTTTTCGTTGATTGGCGTATATCTGGCAGGTCAAGTAGACAGCTACTTTGCGGTGCTTGTGCGGGTAACGCTCGCCATGCTGGTGTTCCTGCCATTTTTACGGCCCAGCTTGCTGCGCGGTAAACAGCGTTTAGCGTTAATGGCGCTGGGTGCAGTGCAGTTAGGCATCATGTACACCTTCTTCTATCACTCGTTTTTGCTGCTATCGGTTCCTGAGGTTCTGCTATTCACGATTTTTACGCCAGTTTATATTGCACTTCTAGATGACCTAATGTTTAAGCGCTTCACGCCTATTTATCTAGTGACTGCACTATTGGCGGTGATCGGGGCGGGCGTCATTCGTTACGATGGTATTGATAGTGGTTTCTGGCTGGGCTTTTTGGTTGTGCAGGGGGCTAATCTCTGTTTTGCGTTAGGCCAGGTTGGCTATCGTCGTCTCGCAGCTGATTTGCCGCCCACTCTGTCGTGGCATAACGTCTTTGGTTGGTTCTTTATCGGTGCAATGCTAGTGGCGCTCCCTGCCTTTTTGCTCTTTGGTAATACGACAGCGCTGCCCAGTACTCCGGTGCAGTGGAGTGTATTGGCATGGCTTGGGCTAGTGGCTTCTGGCGTGGGTTATTTCGCTTGGAATCAAGGAGCCACTAAGGTTGATGCAGGAACGCTGGCCATAATGAACAATGCGCTGGTACCTGCGGGCTTGGTGGTTAACCTGGTGATTTGGAACCGGGATGCAGATATAGGCAAGCTACTATTGGGCGCCGCTATCATGGCCGCTTCTCTGTGGTTAAATCACTGGTGGTTGCAGCGTCGTCGCGCTATACCGGTCTAA
- a CDS encoding rhomboid family intramembrane serine protease: protein MHPVMLLPTGADTKELRKALWHYRIGHRITDEADGQLLWVADPHQHDEMRSLVSRWERGEPLITTTVRPTHRGVSSRLVPMLRQVPVTALMIGISLLVFALTGVFGDLLIVGLTIVPVGVSGGQLVYGNLSDTIMSGQVWRLLSPAFLHFGWMHLIFNLMWVWYFGRQIEQLQGSRTMLLLLLVAGIGANIAQYVTGTVLFGGMSGVVYALLAHVWLMSYRAPQSGFFVPQMLVVFMLGWMVFTMTNIAGSVGFGNVANEAHLGGLLVGLVTGWYYSSKRSKH, encoded by the coding sequence ATGCATCCAGTCATGCTTTTACCTACGGGCGCGGACACAAAAGAACTGCGTAAAGCGCTATGGCACTACCGCATTGGACACCGTATTACCGATGAAGCAGATGGCCAGCTACTATGGGTTGCTGACCCGCACCAACATGATGAAATGAGATCGTTGGTGAGTCGATGGGAGCGAGGTGAGCCTCTGATTACGACGACTGTTCGACCCACTCACCGTGGCGTGAGCAGTCGCTTGGTGCCGATGTTGCGCCAAGTGCCGGTAACAGCGCTGATGATTGGTATTAGCCTGTTGGTTTTTGCCCTAACGGGAGTGTTTGGCGACTTACTAATTGTAGGGCTCACCATCGTGCCGGTGGGTGTTTCAGGTGGGCAGCTCGTATATGGCAACCTTAGTGACACAATAATGTCTGGCCAAGTATGGCGCTTACTGTCGCCTGCGTTTTTACACTTTGGCTGGATGCATTTGATCTTCAACCTGATGTGGGTATGGTACTTCGGTCGTCAAATTGAGCAGCTTCAGGGTAGTCGTACCATGCTGCTACTGCTTCTGGTTGCCGGTATTGGCGCTAACATTGCGCAATATGTCACTGGCACAGTGCTGTTTGGCGGTATGTCTGGTGTGGTTTACGCCTTGCTAGCTCATGTGTGGCTGATGTCCTATCGTGCCCCGCAAAGCGGATTTTTCGTCCCCCAGATGCTAGTCGTCTTTATGTTGGGCTGGATGGTGTTCACCATGACCAATATTGCCGGTAGCGTGGGTTTTGGCAACGTTGCGAATGAAGCGCACTTGGGCGGGCTGCTCGTGGGGCTGGTCACAGGCTGGTATTATTCATCCAAACGAAGCAAACATTAA
- a CDS encoding YeaC family protein, producing MSDMTFDKMINQMTPAIYESLKQAVALRKWPDGRYLTPEQTELCLEAVMRFEVENNVPEESRVGYLEQRTCGAGATGAGVSPEMAGLARDATRD from the coding sequence ATGAGTGACATGACCTTCGATAAAATGATTAACCAAATGACGCCCGCCATTTACGAAAGCCTCAAACAGGCAGTTGCGTTGCGGAAATGGCCCGATGGCCGATATTTGACGCCAGAACAGACCGAGCTGTGCCTGGAAGCGGTGATGCGTTTTGAGGTGGAGAATAACGTTCCTGAAGAGAGCCGTGTCGGCTATCTGGAGCAGCGTACCTGTGGTGCTGGCGCGACAGGTGCCGGTGTTTCACCTGAAATGGCAGGCCTTGCCCGGGATGCCACGCGTGACTGA
- a CDS encoding CopD family protein translates to MPWLKLLHIAALVIWCGALLYLPALLLHALQLRKDAGFAQGAPPMPRFFYNSVATPAALVAIASGTLLFLLHGLLGGWLILKLGAVVLMVVAHGCFGWLILRLEMGIFKGVKVASLCALVLALTGIFGVLGFVLSKPLAWS, encoded by the coding sequence ATGCCATGGCTAAAACTGCTGCACATTGCCGCACTGGTCATCTGGTGCGGCGCACTTCTATACCTACCCGCTCTACTTTTGCATGCACTTCAACTGCGTAAAGACGCTGGGTTCGCGCAAGGCGCACCCCCGATGCCGCGATTTTTCTACAACTCCGTCGCAACGCCTGCTGCTCTGGTCGCCATCGCGTCCGGCACGTTACTGTTTCTGCTGCATGGCCTTCTCGGAGGGTGGTTAATTCTTAAACTAGGTGCCGTTGTGCTAATGGTGGTCGCCCACGGCTGTTTCGGTTGGCTGATTTTGCGGCTGGAAATGGGTATTTTTAAAGGGGTAAAAGTTGCCAGCTTATGCGCCTTAGTCCTCGCGTTAACGGGTATATTTGGTGTTCTTGGATTTGTGCTCTCCAAACCGCTGGCTTGGAGTTAA
- the coxB gene encoding cytochrome c oxidase subunit II yields MRERNSVTSIIISYLSSRWGRRTACLLATFILGSLAGCTGDRSILDPAGPAARDVRLIWWVMLGFATLVLIGVTALWLYAFKPRNVVRTPSQERRIARRWIVGGGIMLPVASITALLMFGVPAGQRMLTLPMSEPPEVIEVIGHQWWWEVRYPGAEGGEVVTANQLVMPAGEPVDFHVSGADVIHAFWVPRLGGKIDMLPGRVNKIRLQADEPAVFGAQCAELCGVGHAHMQLHVEALPRSEFEAWLTARQEATLSELSVADATYDDARDAFMTHCARCHQVAGVSQGGIGPTLSDVGARATLGAGVIAMEEGAVSHWLQHHQTLKPGNKMPTHSDIETDTLDALGAWLEALSP; encoded by the coding sequence ATGAGGGAGCGTAATAGCGTAACGTCCATCATCATTTCATATTTATCGTCGCGATGGGGCCGTCGTACAGCTTGCTTGCTTGCGACTTTCATACTGGGAAGCTTAGCGGGCTGCACAGGTGATAGATCTATCTTAGACCCTGCCGGGCCTGCAGCGCGAGACGTGCGGCTAATTTGGTGGGTAATGCTCGGGTTTGCCACCTTGGTACTGATCGGGGTGACAGCACTTTGGCTTTACGCCTTTAAACCAAGAAACGTAGTGCGTACACCTAGCCAAGAACGTCGCATCGCCCGTCGCTGGATTGTCGGTGGCGGCATTATGTTGCCAGTGGCCAGCATTACCGCGCTACTAATGTTTGGTGTTCCCGCCGGCCAGCGAATGCTGACGCTTCCAATGAGCGAGCCGCCAGAAGTTATCGAGGTGATTGGTCATCAGTGGTGGTGGGAAGTGCGCTATCCCGGCGCTGAAGGTGGCGAGGTTGTTACCGCTAACCAACTGGTGATGCCTGCAGGCGAGCCCGTGGATTTTCACGTCAGCGGTGCCGATGTGATTCATGCATTTTGGGTGCCCCGACTGGGGGGGAAAATAGATATGTTGCCGGGTCGCGTAAATAAGATTCGTTTACAAGCCGATGAGCCCGCGGTGTTTGGTGCGCAGTGTGCCGAACTTTGCGGCGTGGGCCACGCCCATATGCAGTTACATGTGGAGGCCTTGCCGCGCAGCGAGTTCGAGGCATGGTTAACTGCAAGACAAGAGGCGACGCTTAGCGAACTGTCCGTTGCCGATGCTACCTACGACGACGCGCGTGATGCCTTTATGACACACTGTGCCCGCTGCCACCAAGTAGCGGGTGTTAGCCAGGGGGGCATTGGGCCAACGCTTTCAGATGTTGGGGCGCGCGCCACGCTAGGAGCAGGGGTGATTGCCATGGAAGAGGGGGCGGTTAGCCACTGGTTGCAGCATCACCAAACGCTAAAGCCAGGCAATAAGATGCCTACCCATAGTGATATTGAAACGGACACCTTGGATGCCCTGGGTGCTTGGCTGGAGGCCTTGTCACCATGA
- a CDS encoding DUF2797 domain-containing protein: MPRVTDDLFASVASPVQGCLQKMAADLPSRQDDRVVYHLRAGDHRMPLNERIGSPMRLAWSGAIACTHCGRATKKSFAQGYCYPCFKRLAQCDTCIMKPETCHYHQGTCRDPGWGEKHCFQPHIVYLANSSGLKVGITRKTQMPTRWLDQGAIQALPILEVNTRQQSGFVEMLFKEQVADRTNWRAMLKGEVKPLDLCAERDRLFNLFGDGLGRLRDVHGADAIRALDETPLDFHYPVATFPTKVTSHNFDKQPLIEGTLQGVKGQYLIFDTGVINLRKFTGYEITVK; this comes from the coding sequence ATGCCACGCGTGACTGATGATCTGTTTGCCTCGGTAGCATCCCCGGTGCAAGGGTGCTTGCAAAAAATGGCGGCTGATTTGCCTAGTCGCCAAGATGATCGGGTGGTGTATCACCTTCGCGCGGGAGACCATCGAATGCCACTGAATGAGCGTATCGGCTCGCCGATGCGTCTTGCCTGGAGTGGCGCGATTGCTTGTACCCACTGCGGGCGGGCAACCAAAAAAAGCTTTGCTCAAGGCTACTGTTACCCCTGTTTTAAACGCTTAGCTCAGTGTGATACATGCATCATGAAACCTGAGACTTGCCACTATCATCAGGGCACCTGCCGCGACCCCGGGTGGGGTGAAAAGCACTGCTTCCAGCCACACATTGTCTACTTGGCGAACTCATCAGGCTTGAAGGTGGGTATCACCCGCAAAACGCAAATGCCTACCCGTTGGCTGGACCAAGGGGCTATTCAGGCGTTGCCTATTCTTGAGGTAAACACCCGACAGCAGTCTGGTTTTGTCGAAATGCTCTTTAAAGAGCAAGTGGCCGACCGAACTAACTGGCGTGCCATGCTAAAAGGCGAGGTGAAACCACTGGATTTGTGCGCAGAGCGTGACCGTCTTTTCAATCTGTTCGGCGATGGGTTAGGGCGGTTACGTGACGTGCATGGTGCGGATGCCATTCGTGCGCTGGACGAAACGCCACTGGACTTTCATTATCCCGTGGCGACTTTCCCGACTAAAGTGACGTCCCATAACTTTGATAAGCAGCCGCTGATTGAAGGTACTCTTCAAGGTGTAAAAGGGCAGTACCTGATCTTTGATACTGGAGTTATTAACCTTCGTAAATTCACCGGTTACGAAATCACCGTGAAGTAA
- the ctaD gene encoding cytochrome c oxidase subunit I has product MKSVNQEAIEHDPQQLHEDLHTIWGNPTGLRSLTIVNHTTLGLRFMVTGMVFFLIGGILAMLVRTQLAMPDQNFMSPDIYNQVTTMHGTVMMFLFAIPMLEGLAIYLIPKMIGARDLVCPRLTSLGYFCYLFGGIILTSSLIIEMAPSSGWFMYTPLSSKEFAPDLGSDFWLLGITFVEISAVSAGVELVVSILRTRTQGMALHKMPLFAWYILAMALMIVVGFPPLILGSVLLELERAVGMPFFQIAGGGDPLLWQHLFWLFGHPEVYIIFLPAAGIVSTLIPVFAGRPIIGYGWVVAAIAIMGFISFGLWVHHMFTVGIPQLAQAFFSAASMLVAVPTAIQVFVWLATLWLGKPKMKLPMLWVMGFLIIFVCGGLTGVMLALVPFNWQVHDTHFVVAHMHYVLVGGMFFPLIAGLYYWLPLFSGRMPSENLGRWGFWLTFLGFNGTFLIMHWTGLLGMPRRVYTYEAGSGWEIYNLLSSVSSFVLSAGIAMVLLDIALHFRFGKPAKQNPWNADTLEWANTMPPSAYNFVSLPTVETRHPLWDDPNLPHTMAKGMHGLAVASHGRREMWGTDPITGKVREIIHLPGNSWWPLFAAAALAVVCISLLTRVYALAGIFVVIAGVFLLRWSWENGAHPNAAPDAGVKPGDPPLHSRTMDGPGLWAMAVFLIANGSFFLSYLFGWFYLWTVSPEWQMPDTPPLSLLITGMAGGAVIAGCVVMEKLVRGLRQQRDAGLRASLYLAAALGALQVGLAGWALWRADLSPTQTTHDAVMLVGLVYALFHGGLAVILTVLQGMRVGYGYVGAHAPFEPAVVALLWRYNVVTFWLLVGALAVLPRVIGG; this is encoded by the coding sequence ATGAAAAGTGTCAATCAAGAAGCCATTGAGCATGACCCGCAGCAATTGCACGAAGACTTGCACACCATTTGGGGGAACCCAACAGGTTTAAGATCCTTAACTATCGTCAACCACACCACGCTTGGCCTGCGTTTTATGGTCACAGGGATGGTGTTTTTCCTGATTGGCGGCATTTTGGCAATGCTGGTGCGAACCCAGTTAGCGATGCCCGACCAAAACTTTATGTCGCCAGACATTTATAATCAGGTCACCACCATGCATGGCACGGTGATGATGTTTCTGTTCGCTATTCCTATGCTGGAAGGGTTGGCGATTTACCTGATCCCAAAGATGATCGGTGCCCGCGACCTGGTCTGCCCTCGGCTAACGTCACTTGGCTATTTCTGCTATTTATTTGGCGGGATTATTCTTACTTCCAGCCTGATTATTGAAATGGCGCCTTCCAGCGGCTGGTTTATGTACACCCCGCTTAGTAGTAAAGAGTTCGCGCCTGATCTGGGCTCGGATTTTTGGCTGTTGGGAATCACGTTTGTGGAAATTTCCGCAGTGTCTGCGGGTGTAGAGTTGGTAGTGTCTATATTGCGTACTCGCACTCAGGGCATGGCGCTGCATAAAATGCCGTTGTTCGCTTGGTATATCTTGGCCATGGCGCTGATGATCGTGGTGGGGTTCCCACCGTTGATTCTTGGCAGCGTATTACTGGAACTTGAGCGCGCCGTTGGTATGCCGTTTTTCCAGATTGCGGGAGGTGGTGACCCCTTACTGTGGCAGCATCTGTTTTGGCTGTTTGGTCATCCAGAGGTTTACATCATCTTTCTACCGGCAGCGGGCATTGTTTCCACGCTGATACCGGTTTTTGCCGGGCGGCCTATTATCGGTTATGGGTGGGTGGTAGCTGCCATCGCTATTATGGGCTTTATCAGTTTTGGGCTTTGGGTACACCACATGTTTACAGTGGGTATCCCACAGCTCGCTCAGGCATTTTTCTCGGCGGCGAGCATGCTGGTGGCGGTACCAACGGCGATACAGGTGTTCGTTTGGCTGGCTACCCTGTGGCTAGGTAAACCTAAAATGAAACTGCCCATGCTTTGGGTGATGGGCTTTTTAATTATTTTCGTTTGCGGTGGCTTAACCGGGGTGATGTTGGCGCTAGTGCCATTTAACTGGCAGGTGCACGATACCCATTTTGTAGTGGCCCACATGCACTATGTATTGGTGGGTGGCATGTTCTTCCCACTCATTGCCGGACTTTACTACTGGTTGCCGCTATTTTCCGGGCGTATGCCATCTGAAAACCTTGGGCGCTGGGGGTTCTGGCTAACCTTTTTAGGCTTTAACGGTACTTTTTTAATTATGCATTGGACGGGCCTTTTAGGTATGCCCAGGCGTGTTTATACCTATGAGGCTGGCTCTGGGTGGGAGATTTATAACCTGCTCTCATCCGTCAGTAGCTTTGTGCTGTCGGCGGGTATTGCCATGGTGTTGCTGGATATCGCGCTACACTTCCGGTTTGGTAAACCCGCCAAGCAGAATCCGTGGAATGCCGATACGCTGGAATGGGCTAACACGATGCCCCCAAGCGCTTATAACTTTGTCAGCTTACCTACTGTAGAAACGCGGCATCCGTTGTGGGATGACCCGAATTTGCCACATACCATGGCGAAGGGTATGCATGGCTTAGCAGTGGCTTCCCACGGTCGGCGTGAAATGTGGGGTACCGACCCGATTACTGGCAAAGTGCGCGAAATCATTCACCTGCCTGGTAACTCTTGGTGGCCGCTGTTTGCCGCAGCAGCGCTGGCAGTGGTATGCATTAGTTTATTAACCCGTGTCTATGCGCTAGCGGGCATCTTTGTAGTGATTGCTGGCGTGTTTCTACTGCGCTGGTCGTGGGAGAACGGTGCACACCCCAATGCAGCCCCTGATGCAGGGGTAAAACCAGGCGATCCGCCGCTCCATTCGCGCACGATGGATGGCCCTGGGCTTTGGGCAATGGCGGTGTTTTTAATTGCCAATGGTTCGTTCTTTCTTTCCTACCTGTTTGGCTGGTTTTATCTATGGACTGTTTCGCCTGAGTGGCAAATGCCAGATACACCGCCGCTGTCTCTGCTGATAACGGGCATGGCTGGCGGGGCGGTTATAGCAGGGTGTGTGGTGATGGAGAAGCTGGTACGCGGGCTGCGTCAGCAACGTGATGCGGGGTTAAGAGCAAGCCTCTATTTAGCCGCTGCGTTAGGCGCACTTCAAGTGGGGCTCGCTGGCTGGGCGCTGTGGCGAGCCGATCTTTCACCGACCCAAACCACCCACGATGCGGTGATGCTGGTGGGGCTTGTTTACGCGCTTTTTCATGGTGGCCTAGCGGTTATTTTAACGGTGTTGCAAGGCATGCGCGTTGGTTATGGCTACGTGGGTGCGCATGCGCCGTTTGAACCCGCCGTAGTGGCACTACTTTGGCGCTATAACGTGGTCACATTCTGGTTGTTAGTCGGGGCGTTGGCGGTACTGCCTCGGGTGATAGGAGGATAA
- a CDS encoding NAD(+) kinase, with protein sequence MSNTPSSGLAPLSQAKRTQPFETTPLKATSFKATSFKTTPFKTIGLIGRLGSDKVVDSLKRLVSYLVAHDYKVLIEDRTATVLPNHGLPEASRRMLGELCDLVIVVGGDGSLLGAARTLCLSGTLMLGVNRGRLGFLTDISPDELESRVGEVLAGEFEVEERFLLDAVLYRNGKAVGSGVALNEVVVHPGKAVRMIEFELFIDGQFVYSQRSDGLIIATPTGSTAYALSGGGPIMHPKLDVVTLVPMFPHTLSSRPIVIDAASEIRVHIGETNQTYPHISCDGQTRAVAKPDDVLVIQRKPERVQLVHPIGHNFYEVLRSKLGWSHRLGD encoded by the coding sequence ATGTCTAACACCCCATCGTCAGGTTTAGCACCCTTGAGCCAGGCCAAACGCACGCAGCCTTTTGAAACGACGCCCTTAAAAGCGACGTCCTTTAAAGCGACGTCCTTTAAAACAACGCCCTTTAAAACAATCGGCTTAATCGGTCGTTTAGGCAGTGACAAAGTGGTCGATTCGCTTAAACGGTTGGTCAGCTATCTAGTTGCCCACGACTATAAAGTTCTGATTGAAGACCGAACAGCAACGGTGTTGCCGAACCATGGCCTGCCTGAAGCCAGCCGCCGCATGTTGGGGGAACTGTGCGATTTAGTCATCGTTGTGGGAGGAGATGGTAGCCTACTCGGGGCTGCTCGTACGCTATGCCTCAGCGGTACGTTGATGTTAGGCGTTAATCGGGGGCGGTTAGGCTTTTTAACGGATATTTCTCCCGATGAGCTGGAAAGCCGGGTTGGCGAAGTGTTGGCGGGTGAGTTTGAAGTTGAAGAGCGTTTCTTGCTAGATGCCGTGTTGTACCGAAATGGTAAAGCGGTGGGGAGCGGTGTGGCGCTCAATGAAGTGGTGGTTCATCCAGGTAAAGCGGTGCGCATGATTGAATTCGAACTGTTTATTGACGGGCAGTTTGTGTACAGCCAACGTAGCGATGGTCTGATTATTGCCACGCCCACTGGCTCAACCGCCTATGCACTTTCTGGCGGTGGGCCAATTATGCACCCCAAACTTGATGTGGTGACGTTGGTGCCTATGTTCCCCCATACGCTTTCGAGTCGTCCTATTGTGATTGACGCTGCCAGTGAAATCCGAGTTCACATTGGTGAAACCAATCAGACCTATCCCCATATCAGCTGCGACGGACAAACCCGTGCCGTGGCTAAACCTGACGATGTGCTCGTTATTCAACGTAAACCGGAACGTGTTCAACTCGTGCATCCTATTGGGCATAACTTCTATGAAGTGTTGCGCAGTAAACTCGGCTGGAGCCATCGGCTAGGGGATTAA